A stretch of the Serratia marcescens genome encodes the following:
- the ssuD gene encoding FMNH2-dependent alkanesulfonate monooxygenase has protein sequence MSLNVFWFLPTHGDGHYLGSAQGARSVDHGYLQQIAQAADRLGFGGVLIPTGRSCEDSWLVAASLIPVTQRLKFLVALRPGIISPTLAARQAATLDRLSNGRALFNLVTGGDPEELAAEGLHLNHEERYEASTEFTHIWRRVLEGETVDFDGKHIQVKGAKLLFPPVQQPRPPLYFGGSSAAAQDLAAEQVEMYLTWGEPPAQVKEKIEEVRAKAAAKGRQVRFGIRLHVIVRETTEEAWRAADRLIAHLDEETIANAQQAFARFDSVGQRRMAALHGGKKDNLEISPNLWAGIGLVRGGAGTALVGDGPTVAARMQEYADLGIDTFILSGYPHLEEAYRVGELLFPHLDLAQEEAPVRLQPVRPQGEVVANIYVPQKVSQS, from the coding sequence ATGAGCCTGAACGTTTTCTGGTTTTTACCCACTCACGGCGACGGCCACTATCTTGGCAGCGCACAGGGGGCGCGCAGCGTCGATCACGGTTATTTGCAACAGATTGCCCAGGCGGCGGATCGGCTGGGATTCGGCGGGGTACTGATCCCCACCGGCCGCTCGTGCGAAGACTCTTGGCTGGTGGCCGCCTCGCTGATCCCGGTCACCCAGCGGCTGAAGTTTTTGGTCGCGCTGCGGCCGGGCATCATCTCTCCTACGCTGGCGGCGCGCCAGGCGGCGACGCTGGATCGCCTGTCCAACGGGCGCGCGCTGTTCAATCTGGTCACCGGCGGCGATCCGGAAGAGCTGGCGGCAGAGGGGCTGCACCTTAACCATGAAGAGCGCTACGAAGCCTCAACCGAGTTCACCCACATCTGGCGCCGGGTGCTCGAAGGCGAAACCGTCGATTTCGACGGCAAGCATATTCAGGTGAAAGGCGCCAAACTGCTGTTTCCGCCCGTGCAGCAGCCGCGCCCGCCGCTCTATTTCGGCGGATCCTCCGCCGCCGCGCAGGATCTGGCCGCCGAGCAGGTAGAAATGTATCTCACCTGGGGAGAGCCGCCGGCGCAGGTTAAAGAGAAAATCGAAGAGGTGCGCGCCAAAGCGGCGGCGAAAGGCCGCCAGGTACGCTTCGGTATCCGCCTGCATGTCATCGTGCGGGAAACCACCGAAGAGGCCTGGCGCGCCGCCGACCGGCTGATCGCGCACCTCGATGAGGAAACCATCGCCAACGCGCAGCAGGCCTTTGCGCGCTTCGACTCCGTCGGCCAACGGCGCATGGCGGCGCTGCACGGCGGCAAAAAGGATAACCTGGAGATCAGCCCGAACCTGTGGGCCGGCATTGGCCTGGTACGCGGCGGCGCCGGCACCGCGCTGGTGGGCGATGGTCCGACGGTCGCGGCGCGCATGCAGGAATATGCCGATCTGGGCATCGATACCTTTATTCTCTCCGGCTATCCGCATCTGGAAGAGGCCTACCGCGTCGGCGAACTGCTGTTCCCGCACCTCGATCTGGCGCAGGAGGAAGCGCCCGTGCGCCTTCAGCCGGTGCGCCCGCAGGGCGAAGTGGTGGCCAACATCTATGTTCCGCAAAAAGTGTCGCAGAGCTGA
- the asnS gene encoding asparagine--tRNA ligase codes for MSVVPVVDVLQGRAAVDSEVTVRGWVRTRRDSKAGISFLAVYDGSCFDPLQAVVNNSLPNYQDEVLHLTTGCSIEVTGKVVASPGEGQSFELQATAIKVVGWVDDPDTYPMAAKRHSIEYLREVAHLRPRTNLIGAVARVRHTLAQAIHRFFHENGYFWVSTPLITASDTEGAGEMFRVSTLDLENLPRTDKGAVDFSQDFFGKEAFLTVSGQLNGETYACALSKVYTFGPTFRAENSNTSRHLAEFWMIEPEVAFATLDDVAGLAESMLKYVFQAVLDERADDLKFFAERVDKDAISRLERFVSSDFAQVDYTDAIEILLASGQTFENPVSWGIDLSSEHERYLAEKHFQAPVVVKNYPKDIKAFYMRMNEDGKTVAAMDVLAPGIGEIIGGSQREERLDVLDQRLEEMGLNKEDYWWYRDLRRYGTVPHSGFGLGFERLIAYVTGVQNVRDVIPFPRTPRNASF; via the coding sequence ATGAGCGTAGTGCCTGTAGTCGACGTACTGCAAGGTCGTGCTGCGGTTGACAGTGAAGTCACCGTACGCGGCTGGGTACGTACCCGGAGAGATTCAAAAGCTGGTATCTCCTTCCTGGCCGTCTATGACGGTTCCTGCTTTGATCCGTTACAGGCCGTCGTTAATAATTCTCTGCCGAATTATCAGGATGAAGTGCTGCACCTGACCACCGGCTGTTCGATTGAAGTTACCGGCAAGGTCGTCGCCTCACCGGGAGAAGGCCAGAGCTTCGAACTGCAGGCCACCGCGATCAAAGTGGTCGGCTGGGTCGACGATCCGGACACCTATCCGATGGCGGCCAAACGTCACAGCATCGAATACCTGCGCGAAGTGGCCCACCTGCGCCCACGCACCAACCTGATCGGCGCCGTGGCGCGCGTGCGCCATACCCTGGCGCAGGCGATCCACCGCTTCTTCCATGAAAATGGCTATTTCTGGGTCTCTACCCCGCTGATCACCGCCTCCGACACTGAAGGCGCCGGCGAGATGTTCCGCGTGTCCACGCTGGATCTGGAAAACCTGCCGCGCACCGACAAGGGCGCCGTCGATTTCAGCCAGGACTTCTTCGGTAAGGAAGCCTTCCTCACCGTATCCGGCCAGCTGAACGGCGAAACCTACGCCTGTGCGCTGTCCAAGGTATACACCTTCGGCCCAACCTTCCGCGCTGAAAACTCCAACACCAGCCGCCATTTGGCGGAATTCTGGATGATCGAGCCGGAAGTGGCCTTCGCGACGCTGGACGATGTCGCCGGCCTGGCCGAAAGCATGCTGAAGTATGTGTTCCAGGCGGTGCTGGATGAACGAGCAGACGATCTGAAATTCTTCGCCGAGCGCGTGGATAAAGACGCAATCTCTCGTCTGGAGCGCTTCGTCTCTTCCGATTTCGCTCAGGTGGACTACACCGACGCCATTGAGATCCTGCTGGCCTCGGGCCAAACCTTCGAAAACCCGGTTTCCTGGGGCATCGATCTCTCTTCCGAACATGAGCGTTATCTGGCGGAGAAACACTTCCAGGCACCGGTGGTGGTGAAAAACTACCCGAAAGACATCAAAGCATTCTATATGCGTATGAACGAAGACGGCAAAACCGTTGCAGCCATGGACGTACTGGCGCCGGGCATCGGTGAAATCATCGGGGGTTCTCAGCGTGAAGAACGTCTCGACGTGCTCGATCAACGTCTGGAAGAGATGGGTCTGAATAAAGAAGACTACTGGTGGTATCGCGATCTGCGCCGTTACGGTACCGTGCCGCATTCCGGTTTCGGCCTGGGCTTTGAACGTTTAATCGCCTATGTCACCGGCGTGCAAAACGTGCGCGATGTAATCCCGTTCCCACGCACACCACGTAACGCAAGCTTCTAA
- the ssuC gene encoding aliphatic sulfonate ABC transporter permease SsuC: protein MAKNAQRILYRLAPWALPLALVILWQIAVETGWLSNRILPAPSAVLAAFWSLSQSGELWQHLSISSQRALIGFGIGGSIGLILGFITGLSRWGERLLDSSVQMIRNVPHLALIPLVILWFGIDESAKIFLVALGTLFPIYLNTYHGIKNIDRGLLEMARSYGLSGFRLFTQVVLPGALPSIMVGVRFALGFMWLTLIVAETISANSGIGYLAMNAREFLQTDVVVVAIVLYALLGKLADVGAQLLERVWLRWHPAYQLKQGEAL from the coding sequence ATGGCAAAGAACGCGCAACGCATCCTGTACCGGCTGGCCCCCTGGGCGCTGCCGCTGGCGCTGGTGATCCTCTGGCAGATCGCCGTCGAAACCGGCTGGCTATCCAACCGCATTTTGCCAGCGCCGAGCGCGGTGCTGGCCGCCTTCTGGAGCCTGAGCCAAAGCGGCGAACTGTGGCAGCACCTGAGCATCAGCAGCCAGCGCGCGTTGATCGGCTTTGGCATCGGCGGCAGCATCGGACTGATCCTCGGCTTTATTACCGGGCTGTCGCGCTGGGGCGAACGCCTGCTGGACAGCTCGGTGCAAATGATCCGCAACGTGCCGCACCTGGCGCTGATCCCGTTGGTGATCCTGTGGTTCGGCATCGATGAATCCGCCAAGATCTTTCTGGTGGCGCTCGGTACCCTGTTCCCGATTTATCTCAATACCTATCACGGCATCAAGAACATCGATCGCGGCCTGTTGGAGATGGCCCGCAGCTACGGCCTGAGCGGTTTCCGCCTGTTTACACAGGTGGTGCTGCCGGGCGCGCTGCCGTCGATTATGGTCGGCGTGCGTTTCGCTCTCGGCTTCATGTGGCTGACGCTGATCGTCGCCGAAACCATCTCGGCCAATTCGGGCATCGGCTACCTGGCGATGAACGCACGTGAATTTCTGCAAACCGATGTGGTAGTGGTAGCAATCGTGCTGTACGCCCTGCTCGGCAAGCTGGCGGACGTGGGCGCGCAGCTGCTGGAGCGCGTCTGGTTGCGCTGGCATCCGGCCTATCAACTGAAACAGGGAGAAGCGCTATGA
- the pepN gene encoding aminopeptidase N yields MTQQPQAKYRHDYRAPDYITTDIDLDFSLDAETTRVTAVSKIKRQGAAGAPLVLDGEDLTLVSIQVDGQPWSAYRQQDNQLIIEELPAQFTLTIVNDIHPAKNTALEGLYLSGDALCTQCEAEGFHHITYYQDRPDVLARFTTRIVADKARYPFLLSNGNRIGQGELADGRHWVQWQDPFPKPCYLFALVAGDFDVLRDSFTTRSGRKVALELFVDRGNLDRADWAMTSLKNSMKWDETRFGLEYDLDIYMIVAVDFFNMGAMENKGLNIFNSKYVLAKAETATDKDYLNIEAVIGHEYFHNWTGNRVTCRDWFQLSLKEGLTVFRDQEFSSDLGSRSVNRIDNVRVMRGAQFAEDASPMAHAIRPDKVIEMNNFYTLTVYEKGSEVIRMMHTLLGEANFQKGMQLYFERHDGSAATCDDFVQAMEDASNVDLSRFRRWYSQSGTPLLTVRDEYDAETQQYRLHVSQKTAPTADQPEKLPLHIPLDIELYDSEGNVIPLQKGGLPVNNVLNVTEAEQTFVFDGVAHKPVPSLLREFSAPVKLDYPYSDQQLTFLMQHARNEFARWDAAQSLLATYIKLNVARHQQRQPLSLPLHVADAFRAVLLDEKLDPALAAQILTLPSENEIAELFTTIDPEAIAAVHEAIVRCLARELADEWLAVYHANKTDGYRVEHAEIAKRALRNVCLGYLAFGEDVALADQLVSEQYRQADNMTDSLAAMSAAVAAQLPCRDALLAAFDERWHQDGLVMDKWFVLQGSSPAADVLSKVRALLQHRSFSLSNPNRTRSLIGGFASGNPAAFHAADGSGYQFLAEILSDLNQRNPQIAARLIEPLIRLKRYDAGRQALMRKALEQLKGLENLSGDLYEKISKALDA; encoded by the coding sequence ATGACACAACAGCCACAGGCAAAATACCGCCACGATTATCGCGCGCCCGATTACATCACGACCGATATCGATTTGGACTTCAGTCTGGACGCGGAAACCACGCGCGTGACTGCCGTCAGTAAAATCAAACGTCAGGGCGCGGCCGGCGCCCCGCTGGTGCTGGATGGCGAAGATCTGACGCTGGTGAGCATTCAGGTCGACGGGCAACCGTGGAGCGCCTACCGTCAGCAGGATAACCAGCTGATCATCGAAGAGTTGCCGGCACAATTCACTCTTACCATCGTCAACGACATTCACCCAGCGAAAAACACCGCGCTGGAAGGGCTGTACCTGTCCGGCGATGCGCTGTGCACGCAATGCGAAGCCGAGGGCTTCCACCACATTACCTATTACCAGGATCGTCCGGACGTGCTGGCGCGCTTTACCACCCGCATCGTGGCCGACAAGGCGCGCTATCCGTTCCTGCTGTCGAACGGTAACCGCATCGGCCAGGGCGAATTGGCCGATGGCCGCCACTGGGTGCAATGGCAGGATCCGTTCCCGAAACCTTGCTACCTGTTTGCGCTGGTGGCGGGGGACTTCGACGTGCTGCGCGACAGCTTCACCACCCGTTCCGGTCGTAAGGTCGCGCTGGAGCTGTTCGTCGATCGCGGCAACCTGGATCGCGCCGACTGGGCGATGACTTCGCTGAAGAACTCGATGAAGTGGGATGAGACCCGCTTCGGCCTGGAATACGATCTCGACATTTATATGATTGTGGCGGTCGATTTCTTCAATATGGGTGCGATGGAGAACAAAGGGTTAAATATCTTTAACTCCAAATATGTGCTGGCGAAGGCGGAAACCGCCACCGACAAGGACTACCTGAACATCGAAGCGGTGATCGGCCACGAATATTTCCATAACTGGACCGGTAACCGCGTGACCTGCCGCGACTGGTTCCAGCTCAGCCTGAAAGAGGGGCTGACGGTGTTCCGCGATCAGGAGTTCAGTTCCGATCTGGGATCGCGTTCGGTCAACCGCATCGATAACGTGCGCGTGATGCGCGGCGCGCAGTTCGCCGAAGACGCCAGCCCGATGGCGCACGCCATCCGTCCGGACAAAGTGATCGAGATGAACAACTTCTACACCCTGACGGTGTATGAAAAGGGTTCCGAAGTGATCCGCATGATGCATACCTTGCTGGGGGAAGCGAACTTCCAGAAAGGGATGCAGCTCTATTTTGAGCGCCACGACGGCAGCGCCGCTACCTGCGACGATTTCGTGCAGGCGATGGAGGACGCGTCCAATGTCGATCTGTCGCGCTTCCGCCGTTGGTATAGCCAGTCCGGCACGCCGCTGTTGACGGTGCGCGACGAATACGACGCGGAAACTCAGCAGTATCGCCTGCATGTCAGCCAGAAAACCGCGCCGACCGCCGATCAGCCGGAGAAGTTGCCGCTGCATATCCCGCTGGATATCGAACTGTACGACAGTGAAGGCAACGTCATTCCATTGCAAAAGGGCGGCCTGCCGGTCAACAACGTGCTGAACGTCACCGAAGCGGAGCAAACCTTCGTGTTCGACGGCGTGGCGCACAAGCCGGTGCCGTCACTGCTGCGTGAATTCTCCGCACCGGTGAAGCTGGACTATCCGTACAGCGATCAGCAGTTGACCTTCCTGATGCAGCACGCGCGCAATGAATTTGCGCGTTGGGATGCGGCGCAGAGCCTGCTGGCGACCTATATCAAGCTGAACGTGGCGCGGCACCAGCAGAGGCAGCCGCTGTCGCTGCCGCTGCACGTGGCCGATGCGTTCCGCGCGGTGCTGCTGGACGAAAAACTGGATCCGGCGCTGGCGGCGCAGATCCTGACGCTGCCGTCGGAGAACGAAATCGCCGAGCTGTTCACCACCATCGATCCGGAAGCGATCGCTGCGGTGCACGAAGCGATCGTACGCTGCCTGGCGCGGGAGTTGGCCGATGAGTGGCTGGCGGTGTATCACGCCAACAAGACCGACGGCTACCGCGTAGAGCACGCCGAGATCGCCAAGCGCGCCTTGCGCAATGTGTGCCTGGGCTATCTGGCGTTCGGCGAAGATGTGGCGCTGGCTGACCAACTGGTGAGCGAACAGTATCGCCAGGCGGACAACATGACCGACTCGCTGGCGGCGATGTCTGCCGCGGTCGCGGCCCAGCTGCCGTGTCGCGATGCGCTGCTGGCGGCGTTCGACGAGCGCTGGCATCAGGATGGCCTGGTGATGGACAAATGGTTCGTGCTGCAGGGCAGCAGCCCGGCGGCAGACGTGCTGAGCAAGGTTCGCGCGCTGTTGCAACACCGTTCGTTCAGCCTGAGCAACCCGAACCGCACCCGTTCGTTGATCGGCGGCTTCGCTTCCGGCAACCCGGCGGCGTTCCATGCGGCGGACGGCAGCGGCTATCAGTTCCTGGCGGAAATCCTCAGCGATCTCAACCAGCGCAACCCGCAGATCGCCGCGCGCCTGATTGAACCGCTGATTCGCCTGAAGCGTTACGACGCGGGCCGCCAGGCGCTGATGCGCAAGGCGCTGGAACAGCTGAAAGGGTTGGAAAACCTGTCCGGCGATCTGTACGAGAAGATCAGCAAGGCGCTCGACGCCTGA
- the pncB gene encoding nicotinate phosphoribosyltransferase — MTQYASPILTSLLDTDAYKLHMQQAVFHRYPAISVAAEFRCRGDELLGEYADEIRAQVALMSRLALTDAEFAYLSGLPFFRQDYLNWLRTFRYDPQQVTIDNRDGKLQIRIAGPWREVIMWEVPLLAVISEVVHRRRSPLATPEQAVAHLQTKLAQFKTLAGDLDLSRFKLMDFGTRRRFSQGVQQAIVSTLQAEFPYLSGTSNYDLAHQLGLAPVGTQAHEWFQAHQQISPVLANSQRAALQAWLDEYPDQLGIALTDCITMDAFLRDFGPQFAERYQGLRHDSGDPVEWGEKAIAHYQKLGIDPMSKTLVFSDNLDLEKALALYRHFYQRINLGFGIGTRLTCDIPGVKPLNIVIKLVECKGKPVAKLSDSPGKTICQDQAFVRALRKAFDLPLVKKAS; from the coding sequence ATGACTCAATACGCTTCCCCGATTTTGACATCACTGCTTGATACCGATGCTTATAAGCTTCATATGCAGCAAGCAGTGTTCCATCGCTATCCCGCGATCAGCGTGGCGGCGGAATTCCGCTGCCGCGGCGACGAACTGCTGGGCGAATATGCCGACGAGATCCGCGCGCAGGTGGCGCTGATGAGCCGGCTGGCGCTGACCGATGCCGAATTCGCTTATCTTTCGGGCCTGCCCTTCTTCCGTCAAGATTACCTGAACTGGCTGCGAACGTTCCGCTACGATCCGCAGCAGGTCACTATCGACAATCGCGACGGCAAGCTGCAAATCCGCATCGCCGGCCCCTGGCGTGAAGTGATCATGTGGGAAGTGCCGTTGCTGGCAGTGATCAGCGAAGTGGTGCACCGTCGGCGCTCTCCGCTGGCGACGCCGGAACAGGCGGTGGCACACCTGCAAACCAAGCTGGCGCAGTTCAAGACGTTGGCGGGCGATCTGGATCTTTCGCGCTTCAAGCTGATGGACTTCGGCACCCGTCGCCGTTTCTCTCAAGGCGTGCAACAGGCCATTGTCAGCACCTTGCAGGCCGAATTCCCGTACCTGTCGGGCACCAGCAATTACGATCTGGCGCACCAACTGGGCCTGGCGCCGGTCGGCACTCAGGCGCATGAGTGGTTCCAGGCGCATCAGCAAATAAGCCCGGTGCTGGCCAACAGCCAGCGCGCCGCATTGCAAGCCTGGTTGGATGAATACCCGGACCAGCTTGGCATCGCGCTCACCGACTGCATCACCATGGATGCCTTCCTGCGCGACTTCGGCCCGCAGTTCGCCGAGCGTTATCAGGGGCTGCGCCATGATTCGGGCGATCCCGTCGAGTGGGGTGAAAAAGCCATTGCCCACTATCAGAAACTGGGCATAGACCCAATGAGCAAAACGCTGGTGTTCTCGGACAACCTGGATCTGGAAAAAGCGCTGGCGCTCTATCGCCATTTCTACCAGCGCATCAATCTCGGCTTCGGCATCGGCACGCGCCTGACCTGCGATATTCCCGGCGTCAAACCGCTGAATATCGTGATCAAGCTGGTCGAGTGCAAAGGCAAGCCGGTGGCCAAGCTCTCCGACAGCCCCGGCAAAACCATTTGTCAGGATCAGGCGTTCGTCAGAGCCCTGCGCAAGGCCTTCGATCTGCCGCTGGTGAAGAAAGCCAGCTGA
- the ssuB gene encoding aliphatic sulfonates ABC transporter ATP-binding protein, producing MTLPARLAQGTPVTLESIGKGYGNRTVLDNIQLHISAGQFVAVVGRSGCGKSTLLRLLAGLEQASSGALLSGNAPLAAAKEDTRLMFQDARLLPWKTVIDNVGLGLRGQWRDAALQALDAVGLADRARDWPAALSGGQKQRVALARALIHRPRLLLLDEPLGALDALTRIEMQGLIETLWQQHGFTVLLVTHDVSEAITLADRVILIEEGRIGLDLTLDLPRPRRKGSTRLAELEAEVLERVLSPPVTGASPRQAAN from the coding sequence ATGACCCTTCCCGCTCGCCTTGCGCAAGGCACGCCGGTGACGCTGGAGTCCATCGGCAAAGGTTACGGCAACCGCACGGTACTGGACAATATTCAGCTGCATATCTCCGCCGGGCAGTTCGTGGCGGTGGTCGGCCGCAGCGGCTGCGGCAAAAGCACCCTGCTGCGCCTGTTGGCCGGCCTGGAACAGGCCAGCAGCGGCGCGCTGCTCAGCGGCAACGCGCCGCTTGCCGCCGCTAAAGAGGATACCCGGCTGATGTTTCAGGATGCACGCCTGCTGCCGTGGAAAACGGTGATCGACAACGTGGGCCTGGGGCTACGCGGCCAGTGGCGCGATGCGGCACTGCAGGCGCTGGACGCGGTCGGCTTGGCGGATCGCGCCCGCGACTGGCCGGCGGCGCTGTCCGGCGGGCAAAAGCAACGGGTCGCCCTGGCGCGCGCGCTGATCCATCGCCCTCGCCTGCTGCTGCTGGACGAACCGCTCGGGGCGCTGGATGCCCTGACGCGCATTGAGATGCAGGGGTTGATAGAAACGCTGTGGCAACAGCACGGTTTTACCGTACTGCTGGTCACGCACGACGTCAGCGAAGCCATCACGCTGGCGGATCGGGTGATCCTGATCGAAGAGGGGCGCATCGGGTTGGATCTCACCCTCGATCTGCCGCGGCCGCGCCGCAAGGGTTCAACCCGGCTGGCGGAACTGGAGGCCGAAGTGCTGGAACGGGTGTTATCGCCGCCGGTTACCGGGGCCAGCCCGCGCCAGGCGGCAAATTGA
- the ompC gene encoding porin OmpC: protein MMKRNILAVVIPALLAAGAANAAEIYNKDGNKLDLYGKVDGLHYFSDDKGNDGDQTYVRFGFKGETQITDQLTGYGQWEYNVQANHSESQGTEGTKTRLGFAGLKFADYGSFDYGRNYGVLYDVEGWTDMLPEFGGDTYTYSDNFMTGRTNGVATYRNNNFFGLVDGLNFALQYQGKNQNDGRNVKKQNGDGWGISSTYDIGEGVSFGAAYASSNRTDDQKLRSNERGDKADAWTVGAKYDANNVYLAAMYAETRNMTPFGGGNFGAGCAATDDKCGGFASKTQNFEVTAQYQFDFGLRPEVSYLQSKGKNLNVPGVSSDQDLVKYVSVGTTYYFNKNMSTYVDYKINLLDDNEFTKATGTATDDIVAVGLVYQF, encoded by the coding sequence ATGATGAAGCGCAACATTCTTGCAGTGGTTATCCCGGCTCTGTTGGCTGCTGGTGCAGCAAACGCAGCTGAAATCTACAACAAAGACGGCAACAAGCTGGATCTGTACGGCAAAGTTGACGGTCTGCACTACTTCTCCGACGACAAAGGTAACGACGGCGATCAGACCTATGTTCGTTTCGGCTTCAAAGGTGAAACTCAGATTACTGACCAACTGACCGGTTACGGCCAGTGGGAATACAACGTCCAGGCTAACCACTCCGAGTCTCAGGGCACCGAAGGCACCAAAACCCGTCTGGGCTTCGCTGGTCTGAAATTCGCTGACTACGGCTCCTTCGACTACGGCCGTAACTACGGCGTACTGTACGACGTAGAAGGCTGGACCGATATGCTGCCAGAGTTCGGTGGCGATACTTACACCTACTCCGACAACTTCATGACCGGCCGTACCAACGGCGTTGCGACTTATCGTAACAACAACTTCTTCGGTCTGGTTGACGGTCTGAACTTCGCTCTGCAATACCAGGGCAAAAACCAGAACGACGGTCGTAACGTTAAGAAACAAAACGGCGACGGCTGGGGTATCTCCTCTACTTATGACATCGGCGAAGGCGTAAGCTTCGGCGCTGCATACGCTTCTTCCAACCGTACCGACGACCAGAAACTGCGTTCCAACGAGCGTGGCGACAAGGCTGACGCATGGACCGTGGGCGCGAAATACGACGCCAACAACGTTTACCTGGCGGCGATGTACGCAGAAACCCGTAACATGACTCCGTTCGGCGGCGGTAACTTCGGTGCAGGCTGTGCAGCTACCGATGACAAGTGCGGTGGCTTCGCGAGCAAAACTCAGAACTTCGAAGTGACTGCTCAGTACCAGTTCGACTTCGGTCTGCGTCCAGAAGTGTCTTACCTGCAGTCTAAAGGTAAAAACCTGAACGTCCCAGGCGTAAGTTCTGACCAGGATCTGGTTAAATATGTTTCTGTTGGTACCACTTACTACTTCAACAAAAACATGTCCACCTACGTTGATTACAAAATCAACCTGCTGGATGACAACGAGTTCACCAAAGCAACCGGCACCGCTACCGACGATATCGTCGCTGTTGGTCTGGTGTACCAGTTCTAA
- a CDS encoding GGDEF domain-containing protein gives MKIKYAIYFFTLCLMTSFSLFIVDELLEAHTDYRDNQLNLYKIDRAKEISEAFQAALLAHRLKRLSLIDPQITRAQCLAADRVAREKITRIREHLDDEVARQLGVRQKIAALSMIALMKQLLDNDNLQLSQVNNTNANLFNINSAYYISQTSKSYYRYTYDTRMVDTDSFMFLEAIRLNNRLNMSLTELSDQIIDVNVSPLVRKDAYLKSIQLTGVLNALSTRLIFMKINYDDVQINNIVNPLLAQVSAERLQQITDGLYTAIDTHKPYPTALISGYVNDVSGLSQALYQRSFELETLASRHKIYDSQTTIYGMIALAGLVVLLFILPALVFCTSINRWLTKTHNNIVRLSRGEMNIDRNDAFYSQELIAISDAIQQLRQYQLDKVSLEGEKQLLIKELEASSFLDPLTNIYNRRKFFLECQLLGDGSYPQAFCLIDIDNFKQLNDSYGHDVGDRALVAFGHLLQRAFRASDIFCRYGGEEFAVLLGNCSLDNARDIMEQLRARTHRLTLHLADGRQVRFTTSCGIAPVNAFTALQAAIKQADEALYFCKKNGKDRVSVHTQAGFI, from the coding sequence ATGAAAATTAAATACGCAATCTATTTTTTTACCCTGTGCCTGATGACTTCCTTCTCGCTGTTCATCGTCGATGAGCTGCTCGAAGCCCATACCGACTACCGCGACAACCAGCTCAACCTGTACAAAATTGATCGCGCCAAAGAAATCTCCGAAGCCTTTCAGGCTGCGTTGCTGGCTCACCGCCTCAAACGATTGAGCCTGATCGATCCGCAAATCACCCGCGCCCAATGTTTGGCCGCCGATCGGGTGGCGCGCGAGAAAATCACCCGGATCCGCGAACATCTGGACGATGAAGTCGCCAGACAGCTCGGGGTTCGGCAAAAAATCGCTGCGCTGTCGATGATCGCTTTGATGAAACAATTGCTGGATAATGACAACCTGCAGCTTTCGCAGGTCAATAACACCAACGCCAATCTGTTCAACATCAATAGCGCCTATTACATCTCGCAAACCAGCAAGAGTTATTACCGTTACACCTACGATACCCGGATGGTGGATACCGACTCCTTTATGTTTCTCGAGGCCATCCGCCTCAATAACCGGCTGAATATGTCATTGACCGAATTGAGCGATCAGATTATCGACGTCAACGTCAGCCCGCTCGTTCGCAAAGACGCCTATCTGAAGTCCATTCAGCTGACCGGCGTGCTGAACGCGCTGAGCACCCGATTGATCTTCATGAAGATCAACTACGACGATGTACAAATCAACAACATCGTCAATCCGTTGCTCGCCCAAGTGTCCGCTGAGCGCCTCCAGCAGATTACCGATGGGCTGTACACCGCTATCGATACCCATAAGCCCTACCCCACAGCGCTTATTTCGGGCTATGTCAACGATGTGAGCGGGCTTTCGCAGGCGCTGTATCAACGCAGCTTCGAATTGGAAACTCTCGCCTCGCGCCACAAGATTTACGACAGCCAGACGACCATTTACGGCATGATCGCACTCGCCGGCCTGGTCGTGTTGCTGTTCATTTTGCCGGCGCTGGTGTTCTGCACCAGCATCAACCGCTGGCTGACCAAGACCCACAATAATATCGTGCGGCTGTCGCGCGGTGAGATGAATATCGATCGAAACGACGCCTTCTACAGCCAGGAATTGATCGCCATCAGCGACGCCATTCAGCAGCTCAGGCAATACCAGTTGGACAAGGTCTCGCTGGAAGGTGAGAAGCAACTGCTGATTAAAGAGCTCGAGGCCTCTTCCTTCCTCGATCCGCTCACCAATATTTACAACCGCCGTAAATTCTTCCTTGAATGTCAGCTGCTGGGCGACGGCAGCTACCCGCAGGCCTTTTGCCTGATCGACATCGACAACTTCAAACAGCTCAACGACAGCTACGGCCACGACGTGGGCGACCGGGCGCTGGTGGCCTTTGGCCACCTGCTGCAACGCGCGTTCCGCGCCAGCGACATTTTCTGCCGCTATGGCGGCGAAGAATTCGCGGTGCTGCTGGGCAACTGTTCGTTGGACAACGCGCGGGACATCATGGAGCAATTGCGCGCCCGCACTCATCGCCTCACGCTACATCTGGCCGACGGACGACAAGTGCGTTTCACCACCAGTTGCGGCATCGCGCCGGTCAACGCGTTCACCGCGCTGCAGGCGGCGATCAAACAGGCGGACGAAGCGCTCTATTTTTGCAAAAAGAACGGCAAGGATCGGGTCAGCGTGCATACCCAGGCCGGCTTTATCTGA